The following are encoded in a window of Sutcliffiella horikoshii genomic DNA:
- a CDS encoding sugar transferase has translation MSNHFSKRIEKCLMIGMDTVFILTGFYLAALILGYPFAKLEEQSSSVLITTLVCLLTFYLFDLYGSWQRKSLNNLICSTFLAMMLFAVTSLVMGLLLSWTTTVHLLFIASLLQFVFIVSARLAIWHFARYRNGLKNVLVVSKSNMDGQVIADKFHRHHRGWFRVMDIVTTQHRGSIKKYLKQTDVVIISSEVERSMQSSVTNLCIRYGKEVLIVPRMFEFAIKEADIQQVDDMMVFSIPSNNVSSMHHVVKRSMDIVFSMILLILLSPIMVVVYFLIPLTSKGPAFFKQERVGLNEKPFQIVKFRSMVEDAEKNTGPVLATEKDPRITAVGRVLRAIRLDELPQLFNVLKGEMSLIGPRPERAFFVKQFKKDNSEYMKRFDVKPGITGLAQVSANYSTPVEEKLRYDLLYVRSGSLTLDIKILMQTIRVVLQRDQAKGVVLSPEAEAKPNYGGITIAKHN, from the coding sequence ATGAGTAACCATTTCAGTAAACGAATTGAAAAATGCTTAATGATTGGTATGGATACAGTCTTCATTTTAACGGGATTTTACTTAGCTGCATTGATTCTCGGATACCCATTCGCCAAATTGGAGGAACAATCTAGCTCTGTGCTGATAACTACTTTGGTATGTCTTCTCACCTTTTATTTGTTTGATCTTTATGGAAGTTGGCAGAGAAAAAGTTTAAATAACTTAATATGCAGTACTTTTTTAGCGATGATGCTCTTTGCAGTAACCTCTTTGGTAATGGGGTTACTGCTGTCCTGGACAACAACCGTCCATTTGCTATTTATCGCTTCCTTACTTCAGTTTGTTTTTATTGTAAGTGCAAGATTGGCGATATGGCATTTTGCAAGATATAGAAATGGATTGAAAAATGTATTAGTAGTTTCAAAGTCCAATATGGATGGGCAAGTCATAGCCGATAAGTTTCACCGACACCATAGAGGGTGGTTCAGAGTAATGGATATTGTCACAACCCAGCATAGGGGCTCCATCAAGAAATATTTAAAACAAACAGATGTGGTAATCATCAGCTCTGAGGTGGAAAGAAGCATGCAGTCAAGTGTCACTAATCTGTGTATAAGATATGGGAAAGAAGTGTTGATTGTCCCTAGGATGTTTGAGTTTGCAATAAAAGAAGCTGACATCCAACAGGTAGATGACATGATGGTATTTTCCATTCCATCTAACAATGTCAGCAGCATGCATCATGTAGTGAAACGTAGTATGGATATAGTTTTTTCCATGATTTTGCTAATTCTGTTAAGCCCAATTATGGTTGTTGTATATTTTCTCATCCCGCTGACTTCCAAGGGACCAGCCTTCTTTAAACAGGAAAGGGTTGGGTTGAATGAAAAACCATTTCAAATAGTGAAATTCAGAAGCATGGTAGAAGATGCTGAAAAAAATACGGGACCTGTATTGGCTACAGAAAAGGACCCGAGAATTACAGCGGTAGGTAGGGTTCTCCGTGCTATCAGATTAGATGAACTCCCACAATTGTTTAATGTATTAAAAGGAGAGATGAGTCTTATAGGACCAAGGCCAGAAAGAGCTTTTTTTGTAAAACAATTTAAAAAGGATAATTCGGAATATATGAAAAGATTTGATGTGAAACCTGGAATCACTGGCCTAGCACAAGTTTCTGCAAACTACAGTACACCAGTTGAGGAAAAACTTAGATATGACCTTTTGTATGTAAGGAGCGGTTCCTTAACTCTCGATATAAAAATACTGATGCAGACCATTCGCGTGGTATTACAAAGAGACCAAGCAAAGGGTGTGGTACTAAGCCCTGAAGCAGAAGCTAAACCAAATTACGGTGGTATTACGATCGCAAAGCACAATTAA
- a CDS encoding glucosamine inositolphosphorylceramide transferase family protein, translating to MINRRRLRFAITVKGNSLEQWKINCINHLMEMPEVELALIIEYQSMPMNRDHSALFLAYHSVVQMRSEILKKVATIDHFSPFPKVRCSNLWNHQSNFSIEELSLLKQTDLDFILHLGEESMEGEVLELATYGVWAFSHGNPTCFTGLPGGWWEVMNNLPVTEVGLYRISKETNERSFWKIGCLATVSESYRKTKEILCQTTLTWPSQVCKEILRNPGHCPDEIEPLSLKHADIEMLSSTKKTANFILASWKRKAQKLYRKLFCYEYWNIGIVNKPIHFFLTDHNPSIDWIVERKDCYYADPFGMRGKDGIQILMEEVDHRVVKGYISGVIMKEGPSIKEQQTWNHSVLKLKSHMSYPYLVEYEGETYCVPETSEAKEVAVYKIINGQLEKEKIILKNFAAVDSTIIHHDGYWWLFCTRADSSPQSDNSELHIFYAKELFGEWSPHLANPVKVDVRSSRPAGTPFLYEDVLIRPAQDCSKTYGGRIILNKITNLTIEEFEEVAISPIEPREDSLYPDGVHTISTVGDITIFDGKRFDYSLLHFFRKLYKFMPVREAG from the coding sequence ATGATTAATAGGAGAAGGCTACGTTTTGCTATTACAGTGAAAGGTAATTCCTTAGAACAATGGAAGATCAATTGCATTAATCATTTAATGGAGATGCCTGAAGTGGAATTGGCATTGATTATAGAGTATCAATCAATGCCGATGAATCGAGACCATTCTGCCCTTTTCCTTGCATACCATTCCGTTGTCCAAATGAGAAGTGAAATCTTAAAAAAAGTTGCTACAATAGACCACTTTTCTCCATTCCCAAAAGTCCGTTGTTCTAACCTTTGGAACCATCAAAGTAACTTCAGTATCGAGGAGTTGTCTCTTTTAAAACAGACCGACCTGGACTTTATTCTGCATCTAGGAGAAGAATCCATGGAAGGGGAAGTCCTTGAACTTGCAACATACGGCGTTTGGGCATTTTCACATGGCAATCCAACCTGCTTTACTGGATTACCCGGAGGATGGTGGGAGGTAATGAATAATCTCCCTGTTACGGAAGTAGGTCTATATAGAATATCTAAAGAAACGAATGAACGTTCTTTTTGGAAGATAGGATGTTTGGCCACAGTTTCAGAATCTTATCGGAAAACCAAAGAAATACTTTGTCAAACTACCCTAACTTGGCCATCTCAGGTATGCAAAGAAATTCTGAGAAATCCTGGTCACTGTCCCGATGAAATAGAACCGCTTTCTTTAAAACATGCTGATATTGAAATGCTTTCGTCTACCAAAAAAACAGCTAACTTCATTCTTGCTTCATGGAAACGCAAGGCCCAGAAATTATATAGGAAGCTATTCTGTTATGAATACTGGAACATTGGAATAGTGAATAAACCAATTCACTTTTTTCTAACTGATCATAATCCTTCTATAGATTGGATTGTCGAGAGGAAAGATTGTTATTATGCTGATCCATTTGGAATGAGAGGTAAAGATGGAATTCAAATCCTAATGGAAGAAGTAGATCATCGGGTGGTCAAGGGTTATATATCAGGTGTCATTATGAAGGAAGGTCCCTCCATTAAAGAACAACAGACTTGGAACCATTCCGTGCTTAAACTAAAAAGTCATATGTCCTACCCATATCTGGTCGAATATGAAGGAGAAACTTATTGTGTACCTGAAACCTCTGAAGCAAAAGAAGTGGCGGTCTATAAGATAATAAACGGGCAATTGGAGAAAGAGAAAATTATTTTAAAGAACTTTGCTGCAGTAGATTCTACGATTATTCATCACGATGGCTATTGGTGGCTGTTCTGCACAAGGGCAGATTCCAGTCCACAGAGTGATAATAGTGAACTTCATATTTTTTATGCCAAAGAGCTTTTTGGGGAATGGAGTCCACACTTGGCAAATCCTGTTAAAGTGGATGTGCGTTCAAGCAGACCGGCAGGAACACCATTTCTTTATGAGGATGTATTAATCAGGCCTGCACAGGATTGTTCAAAAACTTATGGTGGACGCATTATACTGAATAAGATTACTAACCTAACCATCGAAGAATTTGAGGAAGTAGCCATATCACCTATAGAGCCACGGGAGGATAGTTTGTATCCAGATGGTGTTCATACCATTTCTACTGTCGGAGATATAACAATTTTTGATGGAAAACGATTTGATTATAGTCTGTTGCACTTCTTTAGGAAACTTTACAAATTCATGCCGGTTAGGGAGGCAGGATAG
- a CDS encoding glycosyltransferase family 4 protein, producing the protein MNVLVVTDKLDMGGAENYFCKLENELAHPDIKFYFAAAKGELYNNLQKKKRFTDLHRKNHLKNLWLLKEIIRENNIGVYHANSLRMVLYGLILKSAMKSKLRIIYTKHNVTKLEKYLPLIFRFVLNRYVRSIITVSDFEKYQLIDLGIDSRKIVTIYNGVDLQQFTYQRKKNHPPKKVGILARVSKEKNQAFFLEVAEACRHHTNLMFYIGGDGPDYQRIQRQIINMGIQDRVKMLGAIHTPEEFIGNMDVLLVTSHREVFPMVILEAMAVGTPIVSINRGGINEAIESGKNGYLLDEHSKQDFRHKIEHLLSNDLKRLQFIKVSRKKVETAFSLQKMIRGTLEEYLVVLGEGVLHTNNRKMKKPSTGIRKQKGGAEQ; encoded by the coding sequence ATGAATGTCCTGGTTGTAACGGATAAGCTTGACATGGGAGGGGCGGAGAATTATTTTTGCAAGTTGGAAAATGAGCTCGCCCACCCAGATATTAAATTCTACTTCGCTGCCGCAAAGGGTGAACTTTATAATAACCTTCAAAAGAAGAAGAGATTTACAGATCTTCATAGAAAAAATCACCTTAAAAATCTATGGCTATTAAAAGAGATTATCAGGGAGAACAATATTGGAGTTTATCATGCCAACAGTTTAAGAATGGTCTTGTATGGTTTGATTTTAAAGAGTGCTATGAAAAGTAAGTTGCGTATTATTTACACCAAACACAATGTGACAAAACTCGAAAAATACCTTCCGTTAATTTTCAGGTTCGTTCTGAATAGATATGTCAGAAGCATTATTACGGTAAGTGATTTCGAAAAATACCAGCTAATTGATTTAGGGATAGACAGCAGGAAAATAGTGACGATTTACAATGGGGTAGATTTGCAACAGTTTACTTATCAACGGAAAAAAAACCACCCCCCAAAAAAAGTTGGCATTCTCGCTCGAGTTTCAAAGGAAAAGAATCAGGCTTTTTTTCTGGAAGTGGCAGAAGCTTGCAGACATCACACCAACCTTATGTTCTATATCGGTGGTGATGGACCTGACTATCAAAGAATCCAGCGACAAATCATTAATATGGGAATTCAGGACAGGGTAAAAATGTTAGGTGCCATTCATACACCGGAAGAATTTATAGGAAACATGGATGTACTCTTGGTTACCTCCCATAGAGAGGTATTTCCGATGGTGATACTTGAAGCAATGGCTGTAGGAACTCCCATTGTTTCCATTAATAGAGGAGGTATAAATGAAGCAATAGAGAGCGGAAAAAACGGCTATCTGCTTGATGAGCATTCCAAACAGGATTTTCGTCATAAAATAGAACATTTACTTTCAAATGATTTAAAAAGACTACAATTCATAAAAGTGTCGAGAAAGAAAGTGGAGACCGCTTTCTCTTTACAGAAAATGATCCGGGGTACATTGGAAGAATATTTGGTAGTTTTAGGTGAAGGTGTTCTGCACACCAATAATAGAAAAATGAAAAAACCTTCTACAGGCATTCGAAAACAAAAAGGAGGTGCGGAGCAATGA